From one Eucalyptus grandis isolate ANBG69807.140 chromosome 9, ASM1654582v1, whole genome shotgun sequence genomic stretch:
- the LOC104418262 gene encoding uncharacterized protein LOC104418262 yields the protein MSSHLPPTVSRRLKGIYNPHSLVFPRSLSLSLSLSSSSLHNCRSNLSSLQSKRARELEASEMGQRVYFNCRRVALALLCFAIVFMGSFVFLCAGASSESQIRSKQFVGIARRRLLEVREVDGDDDQIIAPKKKAKLTTLTTTTEKSKSQTNLAKSSLSTKNQTKLMKPKSNFSFKNQTKPLKPTNSTKKASPTSTVLDKSELKKLNSTLKLKKLNATSKASNSTKSAFSSAKKSSDLGKLTSPKNKTKESQLQLDKKLTQSDTKKQSKKKDSTDQEPKIPKTQKPKQPNWLEQDEDDDLVSEFRDLPNKFQQTLIPDLERISTTSKAYLTQANKQMTKGFKPYVGNKYAPTIATLVSCAFILIPLILVSLVFNRIKAYFSLQKLLIFIQVYLSIYFSILCLSSLATGLEPLRFFYATSQSTYVCIQIFQTFGYVLYLLLLLMYLVLVFSTDTGLALKFLGLVQTFVGFAVGLHYYVAVFHRMVLHQPPRTNWKVHGVYAACFLAICLIARAERRKKAYMEDGGEEGKKS from the coding sequence ATGTCCTCCCACCTCCCCCCGACCGTCAGCCGACGCTTGAAAGGTATATATAACCCCCATTCCTTAGTCTTccctcgatctctctctctctctctctctctctcttcctcttcactCCATAATTGCAGATCCAATCTAAGCTCTCTTCAGTCCAAGCGGGCTAGAGAGCTCGAAGCGTCGGAAATGGGGCAGCGCGTGTACTTCAATTGCAGAAGGGTTGCTCTTGCTCTTCTCTGCTTTGCTATCGTTTTCATGGGTTCCTTCGTTTTCCTCTGTGCTGGCGCTAGCTCGGAGTCTCAGATTCGGAGCAAGCAGTTTGTGGGTATTGCGAGAAGAAGATTGCTGGAGGTTCGAGAAGTAGATGGCGACGATGATCAAATCATCGCACCCAAAAAGAAAGCCAAGCTAACCACACTCACTACTACCACAGAGAAATCCAAGAGCCAAACCAACCTCGCTAAATCCAGTCTGTCCACCAAAAACCAGACCAAGCTGATGAAACCCAAATCAAATTTCTCCTTCAAGAACCAAACCAAGCCTCTCAAACCCacaaattcgaccaaaaaagcaTCGCCCACGTCCACCGTTCTTGATAAATCCGAGCTCAAGAAGCTCAACTCCACCTTGAAGCTCAAGAAGCTGAACGCGACCTCGAAAGCCTCCAATTCAACCAAAAGCGCCTTTTCTTCGGCCAAGAAAAGCTCAGATCTGGGGAAACTAACCTCGCCCAAGAACAAAACCAAAGAGTCCCAGCTCCAACTCGACAAGAAGCTCACTCAGTCCGACACCAAGAAACAGAGCAAAAAGAAAGACTCCACCGACCAAGAACCCAAGATCCCAAAGACCCAGAAGCCGAAACAGCCGAACTGGCTCGAACAAGATGAGGACGACGATCTGGTATCCGAGTTCCGAGATCTGCCCAACAAGTTCCAGCAGACCCTCATCCCCGACCTCGAGCGAATCTCCACCACCTCCAAGGCCTACCTAACCCAAGCCAACAAGCAGATGACCAAGGGCTTCAAGCCCTACGTGGGCAACAAGTACGCGCCCACCATCGCGACCCTCGTCTCGTGCGCTTTCATCTTGATCCCTCTCATCCTCGTCTCCCTCGTCTTCAATCGCATCAAGGCCTATTTCTCCCTCCAGAAGCTCCTCATCTTCATCCAGGTCTACCTCTCCATCTACTTCTCGATCCTCTGCCTCTCCTCGCTGGCCACCGGGCTCGAGCCCCTGCGATTCTTCTACGCCACTTCGCAGTCCACGTACGTGTGCATACAGATTTTCCAGACGTTTGGGTACGTCCTGtatctgctgctgctgctgatgtACCTGGTGCTTGTTTTCTCGACCGACACCGGGCTGGCTTTGAAGTTCCTGGGGTTGGTTCAGACCTTCGTGGGCTTCGCCGTCGGGCTGCATTACTACGTCGCGGTGTTCCACAGGATGGTGCTCCATCAGCCGCCGCGGACCAACTGGAAGGTCCACGGGGTCTACGCCGCGTGCTTCCTTGCGATCTGCTTGATCGCGAGGGCCGAGCGGAGGAAGAAGGCTTACATGGAAGATGGTGGCGAGGAGGGCAAGAAGAGTTAA